In Sphingobacterium sp. SYP-B4668, the sequence CCTACCAACTACGCTTCGGCGCGCGTCACGAATGTACCCGCTCCCGCCGATGGATTGATTATTAGGCCCACTGGCAAAAAACTCGTCTTTGATATTGGTCGCAAAATCTTCTTTGTTAGCGTTAAATCCCTTGCCTTTGGAACTATATTGCTCGAACAACAACAGTCCCGATATATCGTTTTTCAGAAAACTACGTTGATAATTCAAAGAAATATTATATGTATAATTGGTTAAATCATCAAAAGCTTCATATAAGGAAGTACGACCTCCAACCATCTTTTGATTGACTATATTGCCATCTGGATCCTCATCATACATGACATAAGGCGTCGCGAATTTTTTATTGAAATGCTGTTGCTTAAAGTAGGAAAAATTGCCGTTGAAGGCCAACCCCTCGGTAATATTTGTCAATTTTTGATTAAAAAAGAGGGTACCCTGGAATATATTGTATTCTGATTGGTTATATCCTGACGACCTAATCATCTCAACAGGGTGTGACCCTGTGGTATTGGCTGCCCTACCACTAGGATAATAAGCCTTACGTGTAGGAGAGACATTGATGACGCGGTGAAAGATATCATTGGCATCCCAACTGGGGGAATCGAACAATTCCTGTCGAGCATCTACATTGAGTCCAACCGTTAAACTCTCCGTAATAGAGGCATCGATATTGGACCGTAGATTGAACCGCTTAAAGCCAATATTGTCATAAATTCCATCTTGATCTAAATATCCCAGGGAACCAAAGTACCGGATGGACTCAGATCCGCCAGCGACGGAAAGATTGTGCTGCGTCTGCATACTCTGTTTCTTAAAAGACTCACTATACCAATCTGTCCCATTTTGTTTGAAGTCCTCTAGCTCTTCATCCGTATAGAAAAAATTCTTCTGGACGGGATCGGTTGGATCATAACCTTGATTTAAAAAAGCTTGGTTCCTGACCTTTCCATATTCAAAAGCACTCATCAACGCAGGATACTGAGTAGGTTGCTGTAGACCATACATACCTGTATAATTAAGAACTGGCTTACCTACCTTACCTCGTTTGGTGGTTATCAAAATCACCCCATTCGCTGCACGGGCACCGTACACCGCGGCAGCTGATGCGTCTTTCAAAACTGAAATATTGGCAACTTCATTGGGATCTATATTTCCAAAGCCATCCGACCGAATAATCCCGTCCACCACAACAAGCGGACTATTGTCGTTGAGTGTGCTCAATCCTCTCACGCGGATTGCAGAACTATTCCCAGGGCGCCCATCACTATTGACAGAAGAAATACCTGCCATCCTTCCCCCAATGGTATTGGTCAGATTATTGGTTGGGGTCTTGGCAATCTCATCACCACTAACGGTCGCAACCGAACCTGTCAGGTTTAGTTTTTTCTGGACTCCATAGCCCACTACAACGACCTCATCCAGAGCATCAACAGATTCTTGAAGCGTAACGTTAATAGTCGAATTATTAGAGAAATTCACTTCCTTACTGCTATAGCCAACGAAGGAAAACACAAGTGTAGTACTATTGGCTGGCACCTGTAAAGAGAATCTACCATTCTCATCGGTGGTGGTCCCGCTATGATTTCCTTTTACAGATACCGAAACACCATTCAAAGCATCCCCCTTCTCGTTTTTAACCACTCCAGTTACGGTTCTTTGTGAGTTTGGAATGATAGAATAATTATTTATCAGCTCTTCACCAGGTCTACCAATTCGACTTCGAGGTTTGATAATAATGGTTTCACCGCTTAGTTCCCAAGATACTGGCTTATCTTTCAACAACACATCCATAGCTTTACGCAGGTCGAGGTTTCGAATCTCCACATCGATATGGATGTCAGCAATTGCCCTCCCTTGAAGAAAAAAAAGCTTGCCACTTTGCTCCTGAACACTGTACATAGCATCTACTAATCGAACATTCTTAGCCTTAAGATTGATCACTTGGGCCAACGTCTTGCCCGAGACGTGAAGGGTACCAAGCAGGGTTAACAGAAATACTAATTTCATATAAAGCAGTATTGACTTGATTAAAGGCCGGCGGAAGCCCTTAACATGTGCGAAAAAAATCATAAATTTGAAATGTTTAAACTCGTTAAAAGTTGTTTCCTAATCACTTTTACTTGCGTTTTGCAAGTGTCACAACAGTTTAGCAAACCATAACCGAATAGTGTTACCGCACTATTCGGCTTTTTTATAAACCGTTACCTTAACCCTAATTCAGAACTGTCGTGTCTTTTTCATAATTTCTATTTATTTAAATGGTCTAATAATGATGATATTTAAAGGACTACCAATCGCTTTACTCCGTTTTGCTGTTCGATCCGAAATTCCAAGCCGCTCGATTTCAATATTTTTAACACCTCAATCAATCCGCTATTGCGATTTATCTCGCCATAAAAATGCGTAGGAGGTACATTTCTCTCGTACTTGATTTCAAAGCCGTACCATCGACTTAATTCCATTAAAGCTTCTCGCAGTTCAGTATCTCTAAAAATAAACTTGTCTTCTAGCCAACCGATTTCAAACTTAATATTGACAGTCTTTTTATGAAGCTGACCAGAGGTTAGGATTCCCTGTTCCCCAGGAGACAGATGGACAGATTGAGGCACTACAGTACTGCTTTTCAATCGGACTGCTCCATACAGCAATGTTGTCTTGGAGCATACATCATCAGCGTATGCTTTTATATTGAATATCGTCCCTAGAACCTCAACTGACTGTGTTGCAGACGTCACAATAAATGCGGTTTTTCTCTTATCGGCTTTTGAATCTTTCTGATAGTACTGATGTGCGACGTCAAAATATCCTTCACCATCAAGTTCCACAGAACGAAGGGAATCTGAAAACCGAATCGGATATTTCAATGTACTTCCCGAATTGAGCCACACTTTGGTCCCGTCGGATAGCGTCACCTGATATTTGCCTCCTTGGGGTACTTTCAATGTGGCATAACTTACGGCATCATCCTCCACCGTACCGACAGAACTACCATCTTGATAGCGCATATCGGCCCCGACAACAATACCTCTTTTGTCAGCATCGAGGGGAATCAGGGTGCCATCCGAAAGCTCTAGAGTAGCAGTACCGTATGTTGGGGAGATATCTTTAAGCACTTGGATATGGGATGCCGATGAGTCTATTGCGATGTAAAAGTAAATACCTATCGCACTAAATAAGAGTAACAAACCTGTATACTGTAGGTATCGACGGGGGCGAGAACGATGTGGCCTATGGTTGTGCTTGTATCGATCGATCTTTTCAAAAGTCAATCTATCTAATCTTTCATCCCAATGTTCATCAATAGATTGCTTCAATTGAATATTATTCAAGACGTCCTTCCAAAAACCCTCATCTGTATCGAGCCTATCTAACAGGGCTTGATAGCTAGGGTCCTGTTCTGCCCATTGAAGCAATTGTTGCTCCTCAAGAGGACTTATGCTACCATCTAATTTGGCTTTTATCAAGTGGGCAATCTTTGGAATCATAGTGGTCTTATTGGTTCAACACACTAGATACGAGAAATGTCAGAAAACCTTAGCATCTATTTTCTTTTTTCTAATAAAATCGCAGCCAATTCAGTTTTTCACGGAAAGGATATCGATGCCCTGCTCAAGATAAGACCTCTTTTTACAGAAATTTACGATTAAAGAATAGCAACCGTCAACATCAATATCAATAAAATGCTACTTCCCTTCAACCCGAAACTCACACCCTGCCAAATAAATGTATATTATTGGACGTATTCGTAAATATCGCCAACTAAAAAAATGAATAAATGAGAAAAATATCAGAACTCCATGAAAGGAATACAGATGCAATAACAGTCTGGCTTTAGCCGTCTACTAGTAGGATGGCAAACGTAATAATATAATTGACAATCAGCTATCCCTCGCCTCTTGGTGGGGGATTTATATTTTTTAAATTCACTCTTCTGTAAGTTTTATCAGAATCTTTCAACTAATAATCTAAATTGAAAAAAAATGAAAAAATTTTACATTATTATTCTGCTTGCATTAGCAGCCTGTGGCCCCCAATCCTCTCCTGAAGGAAGATCAAAAATAAGAGATGAAAAACTTCAGGAAGAAGTTGCCGACCTAAAGAATCAAATGAATGCTATACATGACAGTGTACGCATTATCCGCAAAGAGCTAGACGAGCTAAATCTAATGTTAGATGAAAGTACAAACTGATTGTTGAGCAACATTAGCCTTAATACTATCCCTCTCTTTAATTGTACGAGATAAAAAGACCACCACTTAGTCTATCACAGGTGGTCTTTCAAGTATACAAATTCACTATAACTTACTTTGAAGATACTTCCGTGCCGAATTTTATTTGGCAGAGATATTTGATTGGAAATATCCTTCCAAGTTCGAAGATCAGTAGAACTGATCGCTCCGTAGAGTCCCTGTTGATATTTATCAAAATAAACAATCCACCGCTTGCCTATCTGTAAACTAGTTGGTCCTTCTGCCCAATAAGCGCCTGTAATTGGCTCAGAGGCGGGGCCATAAGGTCCAATCAAGTTATCGCTGTAAGCAACTTTAAGATTCTTTGCAACAGGTTTCAGACTTTCATCTTTCAGAAACATCACGAATCGCCTCCCATCCTTGACTATACTGGCGTCAATGACATTAAACCCAGGATTATACAATAACTTCGTTTCTGAAAACTGCTCAAAATTCTTTGTCGTGGTATAATACAACCGATGATTATAACGATCTTCGGACTCGGTAGAGGCCGGAAAACAACCAGGAATAGTCGTTGCCCAATAAATCATGTAGGTCCCGGATGTGGAATCGTAGGTAATTTCGGGTGCCCAGGCATTTCTTGC encodes:
- a CDS encoding SusC/RagA family TonB-linked outer membrane protein, whose translation is MKLVFLLTLLGTLHVSGKTLAQVINLKAKNVRLVDAMYSVQEQSGKLFFLQGRAIADIHIDVEIRNLDLRKAMDVLLKDKPVSWELSGETIIIKPRSRIGRPGEELINNYSIIPNSQRTVTGVVKNEKGDALNGVSVSVKGNHSGTTTDENGRFSLQVPANSTTLVFSFVGYSSKEVNFSNNSTINVTLQESVDALDEVVVVGYGVQKKLNLTGSVATVSGDEIAKTPTNNLTNTIGGRMAGISSVNSDGRPGNSSAIRVRGLSTLNDNSPLVVVDGIIRSDGFGNIDPNEVANISVLKDASAAAVYGARAANGVILITTKRGKVGKPVLNYTGMYGLQQPTQYPALMSAFEYGKVRNQAFLNQGYDPTDPVQKNFFYTDEELEDFKQNGTDWYSESFKKQSMQTQHNLSVAGGSESIRYFGSLGYLDQDGIYDNIGFKRFNLRSNIDASITESLTVGLNVDARQELFDSPSWDANDIFHRVINVSPTRKAYYPSGRAANTTGSHPVEMIRSSGYNQSEYNIFQGTLFFNQKLTNITEGLAFNGNFSYFKQQHFNKKFATPYVMYDEDPDGNIVNQKMVGGRTSLYEAFDDLTNYTYNISLNYQRSFLKNDISGLLLFEQYSSKGKGFNANKEDFATNIKDEFFASGPNNQSIGGSGYIRDARRSVVGRFNYAYDGKYLLEGTFRYDGSYRFPKENRFGFFPAISAGWRISEERFFKESSGLNFINNLKLRFSKGLIGNDRVNAYQFQETYSLISGVGPIIDGQAVSQVAYGVYPNQAITWEKQDNTNIGLDINFLNSMFGLEIDYFFRKTSDILWNRDRSVPGTFGRVLPDENYAKVNSNGIELTLTHQKTFASSLSYNFRLVGSYATNKVTQIDDPANALDFDKKLGRPIGFRVGYESLGLITSEVEAASWFGGTQFGQKNLPGDIKYADVNGDGQVTIQDQKVISDYGNEPRIMYGLTGNLTWRKIDLNFFFQGAAQRNLMLTSSGRVMYLNGGSSNNFSYFADSWSVDNPDAKYPLAWIDSRLINNRDSEFWLRKAGYIRLKSLDIGYNFSSQWLSDLRISKLRVYMSGYNLFTISQVKEMDPEAATGAGNYYPQQRNYNLGLLLSF
- a CDS encoding FecR family protein; this translates as MIPKIAHLIKAKLDGSISPLEEQQLLQWAEQDPSYQALLDRLDTDEGFWKDVLNNIQLKQSIDEHWDERLDRLTFEKIDRYKHNHRPHRSRPRRYLQYTGLLLLFSAIGIYFYIAIDSSASHIQVLKDISPTYGTATLELSDGTLIPLDADKRGIVVGADMRYQDGSSVGTVEDDAVSYATLKVPQGGKYQVTLSDGTKVWLNSGSTLKYPIRFSDSLRSVELDGEGYFDVAHQYYQKDSKADKRKTAFIVTSATQSVEVLGTIFNIKAYADDVCSKTTLLYGAVRLKSSTVVPQSVHLSPGEQGILTSGQLHKKTVNIKFEIGWLEDKFIFRDTELREALMELSRWYGFEIKYERNVPPTHFYGEINRNSGLIEVLKILKSSGLEFRIEQQNGVKRLVVL
- a CDS encoding glycoside hydrolase family 43 protein yields the protein MKRLVLFAWLFFVSNQLMALQDTVYLFSYFKDNGQDGLHLAYSHDGLLWKALKDDRSILEPILGPDKLMRDPCIIRGADGLFHMVFTISWTEKGIGYASSKNLVDWTAQKIIPVMYHEPHARNAWAPEITYDSTSGTYMIYWATTIPGCFPASTESEDRYNHRLYYTTTKNFEQFSETKLLYNPGFNVIDASIVKDGRRFVMFLKDESLKPVAKNLKVAYSDNLIGPYGPASEPITGAYWAEGPTSLQIGKRWIVYFDKYQQGLYGAISSTDLRTWKDISNQISLPNKIRHGSIFKVSYSEFVYLKDHL